GCTGCTGAATTTAAGCTCGGGATGTTATTAAAAGTGGAGTTCAGAAGCCTTGGTTGGCATTATGAAGTTGTCATGCCTCATGTGTCCTAGGGTGCAAGTTGATTACTAAAGGCAATCAATGCAATCGTACATTTTTATGTAGTTCACTATTAGTAATAGGCTATTAGTTCATGaggaagaaattcaaaggtttATGTGACAACTCGCTTTGATATAGGACTATAACTCAATTCCTCTCGTCCTTGACTTGTAGCCTGCGTTATAGGCTGAGTTATTattggccctagtgaaaaagggtacaagtctctgacagcgcaggtgtaaaggggtgtaagttccacgtaacacttatgcccttatacacctaaactgccagagacttgtaccctttttcactagggccacagtattatttatacatGTATTGCTTGAGATTGTCCTTAGCACAGCAAATTATAGTTGATATGACATGCTGTAGGAGCCGCCGGAGATCTTTGGCGACAAAACTGGCGAGGCGTTCAAAGTACCCGAGGTGCCCGCTCTGGTCCCAGCGCAGGACTCCGACGGAGAGGCCGAGGAAGTCGCCGAGGATATCACCGGTTAGCTCAAACGCTCATCTATCATAGTAACTTCCATCGCggattgctaaataaatgttaaatgtgTGCTCAGCAGTCCAATTTGTTAACGAGAAACCTGCTAAAAGTGCCCTGTGGCCAAATTAGGTGTAGATATCAAATGTACCTAGATATCAAGGGAACCGGGGACTTCAATGTCAGTAACAGACCTTATTTTCTTTGCGAGTACCTATGATTTAAAAAGCGGACTTTTTTTTACCGATGTCAAAAAAGAGAAGGTTATCAATTCGACCGTTTTTCTCGTAAGTATGTTACACGTGTGTGTACACACATATCAAGGTCGGCATTCGGTTCGACAGTCGCAGTATGTTGACGCTTTAAGATTAGGCTTGCCACCGACTTGAAACATATTAGCGCTTAGAAAAGGGATAATATTTGATTTCAtcgatttaaactttcacgatttttaaacattattaacatttacctccgacgtttcgaagaCGACGTtatccccgtggtctcggagaagactggctaaagttgacatcaacatcttctagcggcgcgagtttttcgaactacccgcacttgatcttgtttattgacttgaaaaTTCTGCGCACTAGtgatgttactctgtcgacagCGACACGCAACACTAACGACattcgatttttcgactgtcgatattcgttctcgcttacatatgtatatatactaatgactggattccatgtggacGAGATCCCCAAAACGAGCACGGGGCAACGCCGTCCtcaaaacgtcggaggtaaatttaaaacttaatacgcgattaagtcccgtttgtgttagttaataatatttgagTTCATctttttttatcgattttctTTGAATAAGcttaatttttaattagttaAGATTTAAATCCCCTAATGGTCTCGGGTGCGTatgtagatggcgctatacGGTCCATACATTATGCGGTAACTCAGGTTGTTAAAAGTATAAGTATGACAATTCTGTGAAATATATGACGCCATCCATTTCAGCTTTAAActttttacaatcaataactttttagtttttagtaaaGGTTTTCTCATTGTTCTACAGAAGATGCCACACACACGGAAGGCGACGAGAGCGTCGTCTCGGACGCCACTACCGTCCCTGACGCCACGGCTACGGACGCCACCGACGAAGATGTGCAAGACGGCGAAGAAGAGTAAACTCACTATTATTTATACCTAGCACCccttatttacaaaatttgGTTTTCACGGAGGCCTACAGATGATGTAACACGCACTGAAGGCGACAAGTGCTTTGTGTCGGACGCCATCGCCAGCACCGTGCCCGACGCCACGACCACGAACGCCACCGACGAAGACGTGCAGGAGGGCAAAGAGGAATAAATTCATTATCAGCGATTCCTAGGACCCCCTTATTCATAGAATTAGTTTTTTACGGAATCCTGCAGAAGATGCAGCGCGCACAGAAAGCCACGAAAGCAGCGTGTCGGACCGGACGCCACTACCACCCCTGACCCGGCCCCGGACAGACGGCCACGGACGCCGCCGACGAAGACATGCAGGAGGGCGAAGAATAGTTAACTCACTATCAGTGATTCCTAGCCATtgctttattcataaaacttagcaagcCTCCGTTAAATTGCgtccctttctaacaaacacaaatgtctAAATGACGGATAAGACCATCCATTAGAGTTGACAGTCGTAAATGAATAAcgattcatttatttacaacaaCAGCGTATAGTGACgtgaagttgttttttttttttcagagaatAAAATTTAGTTAGTTCTTAATTgcagtctgttcggaaagagaagagtcgtggaatgtattgggctcTATACTTTCCAC
This region of Cydia pomonella isolate Wapato2018A chromosome 17, ilCydPomo1, whole genome shotgun sequence genomic DNA includes:
- the LOC133526771 gene encoding uncharacterized protein LOC133526771, producing the protein MVDSLHSDKDESIPSLTNVPRISFATEPPEIFGDKTGEAFKVPEVPALVPAQDSDGEAEEVAEDITEDATHTEGDESVVSDATTVPDATATDATDEDVQDGEEE